From Primulina tabacum isolate GXHZ01 chromosome 2, ASM2559414v2, whole genome shotgun sequence, one genomic window encodes:
- the LOC142526950 gene encoding putative glycosyltransferase At5g03795 isoform X1, whose product MEGGCKRRVCSCWKTSSSSTRLQGFILPLMVVLGVVGLMGSKSSSYDHPWVRSSLFPGYSSKGALSVEKVIPPPGDGGEAFEVWRTVVGSEEKEEALSADYNLNRSAAPPLAVVATRTVPHVEEGEESSIMSKNGSYINPSSNETSILSTSPRIKRKFSNLETLEARLQRARASIRDANNGNGTYDSDYIPKGAIYRNPLAFHRSYLEMEKQFKVYVYGEGEQPIFHNGPCGSIYSMEGNFIYKMETTKFRTRELENAHVFFLPFSVASIVHFIYNKSPKDHWLPMKQTVKDYVDLVSKKYPYWNRSLGADHFMLACHDWGPELSKSVPWLFNNSIRALCNANMSEGFQPSKDVSIPEINLPGRHTNGLIGGPSPSKRPILVFFAGGLHGPIRPILLQHWENKDQDVQVHKYLRKDVSYLAMMRKSRYCICPSGYEVASPRMVEALYTGCVPVLIKDNYVPPFSDVLNWKSFSVEISVTEIPNLKNILTGISTRQYITMQRRGVQARRHFEVNLTPKRYDVFHMTLHSIWLRRLNVRLHGIEDS is encoded by the exons ATGGAGGGAGGGTGTAAGAGGAGAGTGTGTTCATGCTGGAAAACGTCGTCGTCTTCGACGAGGCTCCAGGGTTTTATTCTTCCATTAATGGTTGTTTTGGGGGTGGTGGGTTTAATGGGTTCGAAGTCTTCCAGCTACGATCATCCTTGGGTGCGGAGTTCTCTTTTTCCTGGTTATAGTAGTAAAGGAGCGTTGAGTGTCGAGAAGGTTATTCCGCCGCCTGGAGACGGCGGCGAAGCTTTTGAGGTGTGGCGGACGGTGGTGGGTAGTGAAGAAAAGGAGGAGGCGCTTTCGGCTGACTACAATCTCAACCGCTCCGCGGCACCGCCGCTTGCCGTTGTAGCTACAAGGACCGTGCCACAT GTAGAGGAGGGGGAAGAAAGTTCTATAATGTCTAAGAATGGATCTTATATTAATCCGTCATCAAATGAGACTTCCATCCTTTCAACAAGTCCGAGAATAAAAAGAAAGTTCAGCAATTTAGAAACTCTTGAAGCCCGACTCCAACGAGCTCGAGCCTCAATTCGAGATGCGAATAATGGAAATGGAACATATGACTCAGACTACATACCTAAAGGTGCAATCTATCGGAATCCACTGGCTTTTCACCG GAGCTATTTGGAGATGGAAAAGCAGTTCAAAGTGTATGTCTATGGAGAAGGAGAGCAACCTATTTTCCACAATGGTCCTTGTGGTAGCATTTATTCCATGGAGGGAAACTTCATATATAAGATGGAAACTACAAAATTTCGGACTAGGGAACTTGAAAATGCGCATGTTTTCTTCCTTCCCTTCAGCGTGGCATCAATAGTCCacttcatatataataaatctcCAAAAGATCATTGGTTGCCAATGAAACAGACCGTGAAAGACTATGTCGATCTTGTCTCTAAGAAATATCCATATTGGAATCGAAGTCTTGGAGCCGATCATTTCATGCTGGCTTGCCACGATTGG GGGCCCGAGCTTTCTAAATCCGTTCCCTGGCTATTTAACAACTCAATTCGAGCTCTATGCAATGCAAACATGTCAGAAGGATTTCAACCCTCGAAAGACGTCTCCATACCAGAGATCAATCTACCTGGTCGTCATACCAATGGCTTGATCGGTGGTCCATCCCCCTCGAAACGACCGATCCTCGTTTTCTTTGCCGGTGGACTTCACGGTCCCATTAGGCCGATTCTTCTCCAACATTGGGAAAACAAAGACCAAGACGTTCAAGTTCACAAATACCTACGAAAGGATGTCTCTTACTTAGCCATGATGAGGAAAAGCAGGTACTGCATTTGCCCAAGCGGGTACGAAGTCGCGAGTCCAAGAATGGTCGAAGCCCTTTACACCGGTTGTGTTCCCGTGCTCATCAAGGATAACTATGTTCCCCCGTTTAGCGACGTCTTGAACTGGAAGTCGTTTTCTGTCGAAATATCGGTGACAGAGATCCCGAATCTTAAAAACATTTTGACCGGAATCTCTACGAGACAGTACATTACAATGCAGCGACGGGGCGTGCAAGCGAGACGACACTTCGAGGTGAATTTGACTCCTAAGAGGTACGATGTGTTTCATATGACACTTCATTCGATTTGGCTAAGGAGACTTAATGTTAGGCTACATGGGATTGAGGATTCATGA
- the LOC142526991 gene encoding uncharacterized protein LOC142526991 has product MASRQEERAEAGAKTEAEEMSEAIREKRDPEVKMEEQPWHLNQTGGKQDEWGPGIIENLISTVQETVGQAKEAVLGKSQEAAESTRETAVKAEEKGKEMKDSAARKAEEYEGHTAEKSRDMKDSALEKATETKDSAAEEGKGTKDAVEGKVGEYKDYAVDKAQQAKDSTMDKTRETKDATMEKAGEYNDYTTAKAREGQDTTVDKITELKDSAAGAARRAMDYLIGKKEGSKQAAEETGETAKHKAGETVGQAKEAVLGKSQEAAESTHETAAKAEEKGKEMKDSAAQKAEEYEGHTAEKSKEMKDSALEKATETKDSAAEEGKGTKDAVEGKVGEYKDYAVDKAQQAKDSTMDKARDTKDATMEKAGEYKDYTTAKAREGQDKTVDTITELKDSAAGAARRAMDYLIGKKEETKQAAEETGETAKHKAGETTEAAKEKYEETKEDARRKMEEMKIEGEREKDDDKQQTEKREVTYGGHGEPKPGHRLAVDNEGTPVVVPVEDTTAGSTASTLKESDQLAAQTFNDVGPMDEGGVSRIRLNRSGRRHVS; this is encoded by the exons ATGGCttcaagacaagaagagaggGCGGAAGCAGGTGCGAAGACAGAGGCGGAGGAGATGAGTGAAGCGATCAGGGAAAAGAGAGATCCGGAAGTTAAAATGGAAGAACAGCCGTGGCATTTAAATCAAACAGGTGGGAAGCAAGACGAGTGGGGGCCCGGGATCATCGAGAACCTGATCAGCACAGTGCAGGAAACAGTAGGGCAGGCTAAGGAAGCCGTACTGGGTAAGTCTCAAGAAGCTGCCGAAAGTACCCGTGAAACTGCGGTCAAGGCTGAAGAGAAAGGGAAGGAAATGAAGGACTCTGCCGCCCGGAAGGCTGAGGAGTACGAGGGCCATACGGCCGAGAAATCTAGAGACATGAAGGATTCTGCGTTAGAGAAGGCTACAGAGACCAAGGATTCTGCAGCAGAGGAGGGCAAAGGGACGAAAGATGCCGTGGAGGGGAAAGTTGGCGAATATAAAGACTATGCTGTGGATAAAGCGCAACAAGCGAAGGATTCAACAATGGATAAAACCAGAGAGACTAAAGATGCAACAATGGAGAAGGCCGGTGAGTACAACGATTATACTACTGCGAAAGCTAGGGAAGGACAGGATACAACTGTGGACAAGATCACCGAATTGAAAGATTCGGCAGCCGGCGCTGCTAGACGAGCTATGGATTACTTGATTGGAAAGAAAGAGGGGTCGAAGCAAGCGGCGGAAGAAACTGGCGAGACCGCGAAACACAAGGCGGGGGAAACAGTAGGGCAGGCTAAGGAAGCCGTACTGGGTAAGTCTCAAGAAGCTGCCGAAAGTACCCATGAGACTGCGGCCAAGGCTGAAGAGAAAGGGAAGGAAATGAAGGACTCTGCCGCCCAGAAGGCTGAGGAGTACGAAGGCCATACGGCCGAGAAATCTAAAGAGATGAAGGATTCTGCGTTAGAGAAGGCTACAGAGACCAAGGATTCTGCAGCGGAGGAGGGCAAAGGGACGAAAGATGCCGTGGAGGGGAAAGTTGGCGAATATAAAGACTATGCTGTGGATAAAGCGCAACAAGCGAAGGATTCAACAATGGATAAAGCCAGAGACACTAAAGATGCAACAATGGAGAAGGCCGGTGAGTACAAGGATTATACTACTGCGAAAGCCAGGGAAGGACAGGATAAAACTGTGGACACGATCACTGAATTGAAAGATTCGGCAGCCGGCGCTGCTAGACGAGCTATGGATTACTTGATTGGAAAGAAAGAGGAGACGAAGCAAGCGGCGGAAGAAACTGGCGAGACCGCGAAACACAAGGCGGGGGAAACTACAGAAGCAGCCAAG GAGAAATACGAAGAGACAAAGGAAGACGCGAGAAGGAAAATGGAAGAGATGAAGATCGAAGGAGAACGTGAGAAAGATGATGACAAGCAGCAAACAGAGAAAAGAGAGGTTACATATGGAGGCCACGGTGAGCCGAAGCCGGGGCATAGACTGGCGGTGGACAACGAAGGGACGCCGGTGGTGGTACCAGTGGAGGATACGACGGCTGGAAGCACCGCTTCCACCCTGAAAGAGTCGGATCAGCTCGCAGCTCAGACGTTCAACGACGTCGGACCGATGGATGAGGGGGGCGTGTCTCGGATACGTTTGAATCGTTCGGGGAGACGCCACGTGtcttaa
- the LOC142527009 gene encoding F-box protein PP2-A15-like, which produces MGSSLSNLTENGLGNGVPGLGDIPESCVACVFLYLTPPEICNLARLNRAFRGAASSDAVWESKLPSNYHDLLHLLSNPEVYRALSKKDIFALLSRPLPFDDGHKVAWVDRVTGRVCVSISAKAMAITGIEDRRYWSWVPTEESRFNVIAYLQQVWWFEVDGTVKFPLPPDIYTLSFRIHLGRFSKRLGRRVSYFDQTHGWDIKPVQFELTTSDGQQASSESLLEDIGNDDPYGNHKRGSWIEYKVGEFIVGESDPPTEVKFSMKQIDCTHSKGGLCVDSVSIIPSESNGPRKTGILK; this is translated from the exons ATGGGTTCATCGTTATCCAATTTAACCGAAAACGGGTTGGGCAACGGGGTGCCGGGTCTTGGGGACATACCGGAGAGCTGCGTGGCGTGCGTGTTCCTCTATCTTACGCCACCGGAGATATGCAACTTGGCTCGACTCAACCGCGCCTTCCGCGGTGCTGCCTCATCCGACGCTGTTTGGGAGTCCAAGTTACCTTCCAATTACCACGACCTCCTTCACCTCTTATCCAATCCAGAAGTCTATCGAGCACTCTCCAAAAAAGACATATTTGCCCTCCTCTCCCGCCCCCTTCCCTTCGACGACGGGCACAAG GTAGCATGGGTGGACAGAGTTACTGGGAGAGTTTGTGTGTCTATATCGGCCAAGGCTATGGCAATTACGGGTATTGAGGACCGGAGATATTGGAGTTGGGTTCCAACAGAAGAATCTAG ATTTAATGTCATAGCCTATTTGCAGCAAGTATGGTGGTTTGAAGTAGACGGGACAGTAAAATTCCCTCTCCCACCAGATATATACACTTTGTCATTTAGAATTCACCTCGGAAGATTCTCCAAAAGGCTTGGACGCCGTGTTTCCTATTTTGATCAAACTCATGGTTGGGATATCAAACCCGTGCAGTTCGAACTAACTACTTCAGATGGGCAGCAAGCATCGAGCGAATCCTTGTTAGAAGATATAGGAAATGATGACCCTTATGGAAATCATAAACGGGGTTCTTGGATAGAGTACAAGGTAGGTGAATTTATTGTCGGCGAATCCGATCCGCCAACAGAAGTTAAATTCTCAATGAAACAGATCGATTGCACTCATTCCAAAGGAGGACTTTGTGTTGATTCCGTATCGATAATCCCCAGCGAGTCGAATGGGCCTAGGAAAACAGGCATTTTGAAGTAA
- the LOC142526950 gene encoding putative glycosyltransferase At5g03795 isoform X2, protein MEGGCKRRVCSCWKTSSSSTRLQGFILPLMVVLGVVGLMGSKSSSYDHPWVRSSLFPGYSSKGALSVEKVIPPPGDGGEAFEVWRTVVGSEEKEEALSADYNLNRSAAPPLAVVATRTVPHGEESSIMSKNGSYINPSSNETSILSTSPRIKRKFSNLETLEARLQRARASIRDANNGNGTYDSDYIPKGAIYRNPLAFHRSYLEMEKQFKVYVYGEGEQPIFHNGPCGSIYSMEGNFIYKMETTKFRTRELENAHVFFLPFSVASIVHFIYNKSPKDHWLPMKQTVKDYVDLVSKKYPYWNRSLGADHFMLACHDWGPELSKSVPWLFNNSIRALCNANMSEGFQPSKDVSIPEINLPGRHTNGLIGGPSPSKRPILVFFAGGLHGPIRPILLQHWENKDQDVQVHKYLRKDVSYLAMMRKSRYCICPSGYEVASPRMVEALYTGCVPVLIKDNYVPPFSDVLNWKSFSVEISVTEIPNLKNILTGISTRQYITMQRRGVQARRHFEVNLTPKRYDVFHMTLHSIWLRRLNVRLHGIEDS, encoded by the exons ATGGAGGGAGGGTGTAAGAGGAGAGTGTGTTCATGCTGGAAAACGTCGTCGTCTTCGACGAGGCTCCAGGGTTTTATTCTTCCATTAATGGTTGTTTTGGGGGTGGTGGGTTTAATGGGTTCGAAGTCTTCCAGCTACGATCATCCTTGGGTGCGGAGTTCTCTTTTTCCTGGTTATAGTAGTAAAGGAGCGTTGAGTGTCGAGAAGGTTATTCCGCCGCCTGGAGACGGCGGCGAAGCTTTTGAGGTGTGGCGGACGGTGGTGGGTAGTGAAGAAAAGGAGGAGGCGCTTTCGGCTGACTACAATCTCAACCGCTCCGCGGCACCGCCGCTTGCCGTTGTAGCTACAAGGACCGTGCCACAT GGGGAAGAAAGTTCTATAATGTCTAAGAATGGATCTTATATTAATCCGTCATCAAATGAGACTTCCATCCTTTCAACAAGTCCGAGAATAAAAAGAAAGTTCAGCAATTTAGAAACTCTTGAAGCCCGACTCCAACGAGCTCGAGCCTCAATTCGAGATGCGAATAATGGAAATGGAACATATGACTCAGACTACATACCTAAAGGTGCAATCTATCGGAATCCACTGGCTTTTCACCG GAGCTATTTGGAGATGGAAAAGCAGTTCAAAGTGTATGTCTATGGAGAAGGAGAGCAACCTATTTTCCACAATGGTCCTTGTGGTAGCATTTATTCCATGGAGGGAAACTTCATATATAAGATGGAAACTACAAAATTTCGGACTAGGGAACTTGAAAATGCGCATGTTTTCTTCCTTCCCTTCAGCGTGGCATCAATAGTCCacttcatatataataaatctcCAAAAGATCATTGGTTGCCAATGAAACAGACCGTGAAAGACTATGTCGATCTTGTCTCTAAGAAATATCCATATTGGAATCGAAGTCTTGGAGCCGATCATTTCATGCTGGCTTGCCACGATTGG GGGCCCGAGCTTTCTAAATCCGTTCCCTGGCTATTTAACAACTCAATTCGAGCTCTATGCAATGCAAACATGTCAGAAGGATTTCAACCCTCGAAAGACGTCTCCATACCAGAGATCAATCTACCTGGTCGTCATACCAATGGCTTGATCGGTGGTCCATCCCCCTCGAAACGACCGATCCTCGTTTTCTTTGCCGGTGGACTTCACGGTCCCATTAGGCCGATTCTTCTCCAACATTGGGAAAACAAAGACCAAGACGTTCAAGTTCACAAATACCTACGAAAGGATGTCTCTTACTTAGCCATGATGAGGAAAAGCAGGTACTGCATTTGCCCAAGCGGGTACGAAGTCGCGAGTCCAAGAATGGTCGAAGCCCTTTACACCGGTTGTGTTCCCGTGCTCATCAAGGATAACTATGTTCCCCCGTTTAGCGACGTCTTGAACTGGAAGTCGTTTTCTGTCGAAATATCGGTGACAGAGATCCCGAATCTTAAAAACATTTTGACCGGAATCTCTACGAGACAGTACATTACAATGCAGCGACGGGGCGTGCAAGCGAGACGACACTTCGAGGTGAATTTGACTCCTAAGAGGTACGATGTGTTTCATATGACACTTCATTCGATTTGGCTAAGGAGACTTAATGTTAGGCTACATGGGATTGAGGATTCATGA
- the LOC142527000 gene encoding sulfite exporter TauE/SafE family protein 4-like, translating into MAAKGLAVYLLTGFSLAVISVHLVNNNSNGGDKGNPYLLSASNPDMLSRKDGSEDKVWPELRFSWKIVLATVIGFLGSACGTVGGVGGGGIFVPMLTLIVGFDTKSAAAISKCMIMGASASSVWYNLRVPHPCREVPIIDYDLALLFQPMLMLGITIGVSLSVFFPYWLITVLIIILFVGTSSKSFLRAIEMWKDETILKKAMTDKRTFVNSRGELLIDTHEPLIPREEKTALQTVRDNLNIKRILVLLLVWICFLLLQVIKNNTKACSTLYWVLNLLQFPVALAVFGYECSKLYKESKKRRMAGNSELVCEAAIEWTATNLAFCALCGILGGTVGGLLGSGGGFILGPLLLEIGVIPQVASATATFVMTFSSSLSVVEFYLLKRFPIPYGLYLMSVSILAGFWGQFFIRKMTTILGRASIIVFILASVIFASALTMGMVGIDKSIKMIHNHEFMGFLDFCSNQ; encoded by the exons ATGGCCGCGAAGGGGTTGGCTGTGTACTTGTTGACAGGCTTTTCTTTGGCTGTTATCTCTGTACATTTAGTCAACAATAACTCCAATGGCGGCGACAAGGGAAACCCATATCTTCTTTCTGCTTCTAATCCCGATATGTTGTCCAGAAAAGATGGGTCTGAAGATAAAGTTTGGCCG GAATTGAGGTTTAGTTGGAAGATTGTGTTGGCTACGGTGATAGGCTTCTTGGGCTCTGCGTGTGGAACAGTGGGCGGTGTTGGAGGCGGTGGCATTTTTGTCCCTATGCTAACTTTGATAGTTGGCTTCGATACCAAGTCTGCTGCTGCTATCTCCAAGT GCATGATAATGGGGGCTTCAGCATCTTCTGTTTGGTACAATTTAAGAGTTCCTCATCCATGCAGAGAAGTGCCAATAATTGACTATGATTTGGCCCTTTTATTCCAGCCTATGCTTATGCTTGGAATCACAATTGGTGTATCTTTGAGTGTTTTTTTCCCCTATTGGCTTATCACTGTGTTGATCATAATCTTGTTCGTGG GGACTTCTTCCAAGTCCTTTCTCAGGGCAATTGAGATGTGGAAGGACGAGACCATTCTCAAG AAAGCCATGACAGATAAACGAACTTTTGTGAATTCTCGTGGCGAGT TGCTGATCGACACTCATGAACCATTGATTCCCAGAGAGGAGAAAACAGCTTTG CAAACTGTGAGAGATAACCTTAATATCAAAAGAATTTTAGTCCTACTACTTGTGTGGATTTGCTTCCTACTTCTTCAAGTGATCAAG AACAATACGAAAGCTTGCAGTACATTGTATTGGGTGCTCAACTTGTTACAG TTCCCTGTTGCTCTTGCTGTGTTTGGATATGAATGTTCCAAACTGTACAAGGAGAGCAAGAAAAGGAGAATGGCTGGAAATTCGGAACTTGTATGTGAGGCCGCCATAGAATGGACGGCTACAAATCTTGCGTTTTGTGCACTTTGTGGCATCTTAGGTGGTACTGTTGGCGGCTTATTAGGATCCGGTGGTGGTTTCATTCTTGGTCCTCTTCTGCTAGAGATTGGAGTAATCCCACAG GTGGCTAGCGCGACAGCAACATTTGTGATGACATTTTCATCTTCCTTGTCTGTGGTGGAGTTCTATCTCCTCAAAAGGTTTCCCATTCCCTATG GATTATACCTCATGTCGGTGTCAATCTTGGCTGGCTTCTGGGGCCAGTTTTTCATAAGAAAGATGACTACAATTTTAGGGAGAGCTTCGATCATTGTATTCATTCTCGCCAGTGTCATTTTCGCTAGTGCCCTCACAATGG GCATGGTCGGTATAGACAAAAGCATCAAGATGATACACAACCATGAATTCATGGGGTTCTTGGATTTCTGCAGCAACCAGTAA